One genomic window of Methanosarcina acetivorans C2A includes the following:
- a CDS encoding dephospho-CoA kinase gives MKIIAFVGMPASGKSEASRIAAEMDIPVIIMGDVIRKEVLKRGLEPNDSNTGMVATDLRKCEGMDAVARRCVSQIRETGSELVVVDGVRGIAEVECFRQEFGKGFILISIYAPLEVRFSRVQKRGRSDDMNSIDGLRQRDERELSWGMGEAIEASNVEIENSFTLETFRKDVNDVLNNYLKSNSEK, from the coding sequence ATGAAGATAATAGCTTTTGTAGGCATGCCAGCTTCGGGAAAATCCGAAGCTTCCAGGATTGCTGCTGAGATGGACATTCCTGTTATTATTATGGGTGATGTGATCCGGAAGGAAGTACTGAAGCGTGGGCTTGAGCCCAATGATTCCAATACCGGAATGGTTGCAACGGACCTTCGCAAATGTGAGGGCATGGATGCCGTTGCCAGACGCTGCGTCTCTCAGATCAGGGAAACAGGCTCGGAACTTGTAGTTGTTGACGGTGTGCGCGGGATTGCCGAAGTGGAGTGCTTCAGGCAGGAATTCGGAAAAGGCTTTATCCTGATTTCCATTTACGCTCCCCTTGAGGTTCGTTTTTCCAGGGTCCAAAAAAGAGGCAGAAGCGATGATATGAACAGTATAGACGGCCTCCGCCAGAGAGACGAACGAGAACTCAGCTGGGGCATGGGAGAAGCTATCGAAGCCTCTAACGTGGAAATTGAAAACAGCTTCACTCTTGAGACCTTCAGAAAAGATGTTAATGATGTTTTGAATAACTATTTGAAATCAAACTCGGAAAAATAA